A window of the Papaver somniferum cultivar HN1 unplaced genomic scaffold, ASM357369v1 unplaced-scaffold_16826, whole genome shotgun sequence genome harbors these coding sequences:
- the LOC113337658 gene encoding uncharacterized protein LOC113337658 codes for MKKILGGLISLNQSSFISGRSIQDNIMVAHELVRNYHRPKGTPRCALKIDIRKAYDTVKWDAIFFMLQHMGFPDVFINWIALCIKSAKFSILINGSPFGFFGAKRGLRQGCTISLYLFVLAMEMLSATLLKQVQIQKFGFHPRCKLTRLTHLCFADDVLIFFKGNIVAAASLKYALDEFSTYSSLEINNQKTSLFCSVVDDLTLEQIIHILDCTVGELLVKYLGVPLLSTKLYYKDCLPLLEKVDERIHFWKSLFLAYPGRAFLIKEVLCGMLFFWFSCFVLPKRVIKELNT; via the coding sequence AGCTTGAATCAATCTTCTTTCATCTCTGGAAGATCGATTCAAGATAACATCATGGTGGCTCATGAATTGGTGAGGAATTATCATAGACCCAAAGGTACCCCAAGATGTGCTTTAAAAATAGATATTAGAAAGGCTTATGATACTGTTAAATGGGATGCAATTTTCTTTATGCTACAACATATGGGTTTTCCTGATGTCTTCATTAACTGGATTGCCCTATGTATTAAATCAGCAAAGTTTTCTATTCTTATAAATGGTTCCCCATTTGGTTTTTTTGGAGCTAAGAGAGGTTTGAGACAAGGCTGCACCATATCTCTTTATCTGTTTGTGCTAGCTATGGAGATGCTGAGTGCCACACTTCTTAAACAAGTTCAGATTCAGAAGTTTGGCTTCCACCCAAGATGTAAGTTGACTAGACTAACTCATTTGTGCTTTGCTGATGATGTGCTGATCTTTTTCAAAGGAAACATTGTTGCTGCTGCTAGCTTAAAATATGCACTTGATGAATTTAGTACCTACTCAAGCTTAGAAATTAATAACCAGAAAACTTCCCTGTTTTGTTCTGTTGTGGATGACTTAACTCTAGAACAAATAATTCATATTCTAGATTGCACAGTGGGAGAATTGCTTGTCAAATATTTGGGTGTCCCTCTCTTATCTACTAAACTTTATTATAAAGATTGCTTACCCTTGCTTGAAAAGGTGGATGAGAGAATTCACTTTTGGAAGTCTTTATTCTTGGCTTACCCTGGAAGAGCTTTTCTTATAAAGGAAGTTCTTTGTGGAATGTTGTTTTTCTGGTTCTCTTGCTTTGTTCTGCCAAAAAGGGTCATAAAGGAGCTAAATACATAA